CGACCCATTATCACGCCGACTATGTGGTGCCCTACTGGGCCGCGTCCCTCGACAAGGTGGCGGTGGTCGGGCGACACATCTTCTACAATTTCCGCGGTTCGGCCGGCTCGAAGGCGGCATTCCGCCAAGGCTATGCCGGGGTCGAACCGTCGGTCCAGCTGCCGATGGCGGAGGTCATCAGCGACAGCCTCGACACCCTCGACAATGTCACCGCGCCAAGCGAGTTGCCCGCCGAGGTCAAGGTCGAGGAAGACCGGGTCGAAGCGCTCGCTCCTGCGCCGCAGATCAAGTCGCAGGACAGCAGCCCGCTCGAAGCCGATCTAGCCCGCGGTCAGCTGATCCTCGGAGAGGCGACACCGGGCGCGACGCCTAAGCCGAAAGCCAGCGCCGAGCCGACGTGCAGGAGCGGGCCGGTGCAACAGGTGCGCGCAGTGGAATCGGCGGTGAAGCGGGTGGGAGCGAACGGGGTCGGTTGCTGAAAAAGTTCCACTGAACGCCAGTCGCCGGCAAGTGTCGGTGATCGCCTGATGGACGCTTTAGCGGTGCCGTTACGCACAGCCGACGATCAACTTGATCGGTTGATCATATGGGCCTGCTGCTAATGGCTCGGACGCAGCAAGCGCGCGCACTCTTGATAAAGTGGATGTCGTAGCCTCATCAGCAGGAGCGCCCAGCAGATCACCCCGAGAAATATCGTCCCCGCGAGTAGCAACAAAGGTGTTGCCGGCGAAAACCCGAACCAGACCATCAGTACGAACGCCGGAAGCACCGCGACCGACGTTATGAGCAGCGCCTCAAGATATATTCGGCGCAGCGCTCCGGGTGGACCGCCGACCATCTCGATCATCGGCCTGCGATAGAGAAAGTAGGCGAACAGCGCTTCTGCGACTTTAGCCACCGCAGCCAGCGTGAGGCTCAGCGTCGCTCCTGCCGCGAAGGCGGTGTAACCGAAGATTGCCCTCCAGGTCTCGATCCTTACCTGTTGCTTGGTGCGGTGCCGAAGGATGTGAATTTCCGCGGTCATCCCGATCGCCACCGTGATTGCGGCTGCGATGGTCAATAAAGAGAGCGGAACTGCTGCAGCCTGCCACTGATGTCCATATAGGGTTGCGATGATTGGCTCCGCCAGGACGGCAATGCCGACCATCATCGGCCAAAGCACTCCCAGCAGAAGCCGCATGAAGCGAAGGTAGGTTTCATGGAAAGTACCAACTTCCCGCAGGTCATTCGAAAGGCGGCTGAAGACGACATTGCTGCCTGCCCCGAAAACGTTGCTGTAAATGGTCGCAGGCAATCCGGCCGCACGGGTGTACACCCCCAGCGTTCCCAAGCCCAACAGCGATCCCATCGTCATCTCGCCGAGCCGCGTATTGAGCTGGGTAATTCCACCGATGCCGATCATTTCGAGACCGAACTTGGCGATGTTCCTTATTCCAACAAATCGCAGTTTCCAGACATCTGGACGCCAAATGGCGATGTTGAAGGCGATAGCAGTCACCCCAAACGTGATCACCTGCGCCCAAGCGAAGCTCATGTACGCAAAGCCGAAAAGGGCAAGCGCAATGGTCGAGCCCGCAAGGACAATCACCCGCAAGATAGCTAATGCGGATATCAAGCCGAACCGCATTTCCCTTGCGGCGAGCGCAGAGGGAATGAATTCCATCATTGCGAGAATTGGGAAGATCGCGAACACCAGCAGGAAGTTCGCCACCTCCTCGGAGTTTGCAAAGAAGCGGGCCACTGCCGATCCAACAAGTATGGCGAGGCAGTAAAGCAAGGTCATGAAGAAGTTTACGGTGAACAGAGATCTCAGGAGGTCGCGGCTGAGTTCCGCCTCGCGCATGATATACTTCGCGAGGCCCAATTGCATGAAGACGTTCATGATGGTCGTTGCAGCGACGGCCATCGCATAGATACCGAAGTCGCGAGGCGACACGAGACGGGCTACAATGACCGACGAAAAAAAGGTGATCAGGAACGAGGTTAAATGTGCGCCGTAGGTCCAAAGCAGCGAGCGTCTGACCGACATATCAGAAAGCAAGACCTGAGAAGCTGCGTATGAATCGTTTCGTCAATATGACGGAACTTTCTTGGGCTTCAGCGTCATTCAACGACATCACTAATTTCATGTTCGTAGAATTTTCGCTTGATACGGATTTGGCTGTCCTTCTTCACGAAAATCATGTCGCACTGGAATAATGCACGATCTTCATGACGTCGCATCATGTCACCGATATCGTAAGGAACGAAGCCACGTTCCGAGAGGTAAGCAATGACTTCCGAGATTAAAGGAGCGCCCTTGTTGTATTCCAGCAGGGCGACTTCAGCCATAATAACTTCAACATTCTTCAACGTTTCTTGCGCGCCGGCGAGGACTTGCAATTCATAACCCTGAACGTCGAGCTTAAGGAGAAGAGGGCCCGAGAGGCCAACTTGCAGATCGTCCAGACGGCGCATCGGCAGTGCCAGTTCGTCCCGGTCGAAAGCGGTCACTTCTTCGAGCACCGAAGCACCGGTTGGCCAGACGGGGTCGACATGAAAGGGGACCGCTGCCGCCTGCTCGGCACCCAGCAGGCATAGGGTGTAGGGAAAGCCGGCAGCTTCCAGATCAGCCCGCAGTGCTTCCTGTGCTTCCACCATATGAATGGGTACGCCGGTAAATATCTTGCTGGCTTTGAGAGCCCAATGACCCTTGTGCGCGCCGATATCAATGATGCCGCCCGGCCGGAAGTAGCGGGCCAGATTCGAAAGGCTTCCCCATGTTGATGGATAGCCAATTCTGAATAGCGAAGGGTCGCCGACGTGCCTGAGCCCCTTGCCGATAACTCGCGACAGCATGTCCTTACTTCCTTGCAAGTCTGATTACTTCAGCGGTGGAGCCTCCTGTCCGCGGGTGCAAGACAGGCTTTCAATTTAGGCGACTTCCAAGGCCGTCGCCTGACCGACTCTGGTAGGCGTGGCCCCGAAGCTGGGCTTCGCTTTCAAATCGATTTGCGATTTTCTGATGAGGTAGCTTCGAAGTCCCACGATCAATCCCAGGTTTGCTGCGAAGACATATTGGACGACGTAGACGGCGAACATCCACTCAGCCAGTGCGTGGAGGCAAATGGCGAGCAGGCCGCAGCCCATACCGATAAGAATGTCCGCCTCGGGCTCTCTTCGAAATCTGATCGCAGTCGCGAATGCGTACCAGAGGGAAGAAGCGAGCAAGGCGATCATCGCGAAAAGACCGAAATAACCCGTTTCCGCCGCAACTAGGAGGTAGGATTCGTGGACGTGTGCCGCACGATTGCCCGCAGACCAATTGACGCCGGCCCGGTCTGCATAACCCTCTGTGATCGAGACGAAGACATAGTGATTGGGCCCAATACCCATTGGGTTTTCCGACACGATCAGCCTAGCGGCGCGCTCGAAAGCGACCCGCTGTTCATCTTTTTCGGTCAGCCCGGCCGCCTGGGATGCCATCCGTTTTTCAATCGCTGAAAAGGCAAACGGCGCGCTTGCAGTCAGCAAGACAAATCCGCCGATGGCTAGCGCAATCTTCTGCCCGCTGAAGCGGATGACTGTCGAAAGCAGGATAGTGAGTGTGAGCATTGAGGCTGCGAGGAGGATCGTTGCCCGAGAGCCAGTAAGAATGACCACGATGATACCAGCACAGACACCAAGCAGAGCGCGGATGGGGGCACGCCTGGCCAGGACCATTCCCAGTGCGGGCATGAGCGCCATGTGGGAGACGAAACCAAGCAGATTCTGGTGTCCCAGCGAACCGCCCGTTTGAAAGACCCCATTCGCACGGTCCCACGAAGCGTAGCCGGCCTGTATGGATATCCCGGCGACCAGCCCGGTCAGGAGCGCTTTCTGGCCGTCCTGTGTCTGCGCCACTCGGGCGGCCGCCAGGAAGACCAGGAATACCCTGAGGAACTGGATCGGGTAGGCTAGGGCATACATGGGGAAGCGGGCCTGGATGACGGCTAGAGTGATCGCCACGAGATAGGCGATGAACGGCAGAACCAGAGCCATCTTTGGCCATCGCCCCCTCATTCCGAGAAGAATGCCCAAAGCCACAGCGTCGACTAGACTGACTTCCCAGCCTTTGACGTATCCGGCCCACATCGGGATCGCATAGGGAGCGATGATGAGGTGAAACGGATCAAGAACGAACGGAAGAAGCGTAAGCAGGCTCCAGGCCAGATGGGCTTGCCGAGGATTCGTCCGCAACCACCCGGTCAAGGCGACTACGGTGAAGAGGATCAATACCAGCGCTGCCCACTTCAACGTGCTCTCTCCTTCTCGTCACGGGCTTTGCGGTCATGGGTTGCATGGAGCAAGCTCGAAAGATTTGCGAGCCTTTTGAAGGCATCGAATTCAATGCTAACGCTGTAGTTTGCGACAAAGCCTTTACAGCTGGCAGCTCCAGCGAAGGTGAATTACTCGAAACTTGGGCGCCTGGAGAACAACGGTTGGATCGCAGGACTGCTCTGAAAGGCTTGGTTGCCGCTACAGGCGCGGGAGCCACATTTGGCTGTAGGAATGACGTGCTTGGCGCGACCAACATCGCATCTCCTGACAACGCGGCAATTGCCCAACCGTCGTTGCGACTCCCGAAAACCGCAGACTTCAAGTCTGTCACTCAAGCTCAAGTACCGATAGGCGCCGGCGGCTTCGTCAGTGGTATCGATATGAGCGCGGACGGTGACTTGGTGGCATGCAGGACGGACGTTACGAACGCCTACCTGCGCCGCCGATCGGATCGTCATTGGGCGCCGCTGTTTGCCCCCGAGACGATGCAAAAGCGCGATTATGACCCGCTTCCCGACTACGGCGATAAGGCCGACGGCATCGGCGTAGCCGGGATACGCATCGCTCCGTCCGACAAGAACATCATCTATGCGAGTTTCTGCGGCTATTTGTGGAAGTCGAAGGATGGCGGAAGGACAGTTCTCCGCACCGGGCTGAAACAACTCAAAATGCTTGCCAATTCCGGCGTGCAACGCCTGTACAACCGGACGATCGACGTTCACCCGACCGACCCGAATATCATTGTCGTAGGGAGTTGGGGCGAGGGAGCCTGGATTTCTCTTGATGGGGGCGATCGCTGGAAGCAGTTGACACTTCCGGCCTCGCTCCCCTCTGGCGACGGTCATCCGGGCATATACCTTGTTGCCTTCGACCCTACCAGATCCGGGCGCCTGAACATCTTCGTCACCGGGCGGGGACTGTATCGCTGCGACGATGTCAGAACCGGGGAATTCCGGCTCATACCAGCCGGTCCGACATTCTGCACCTCTCTGGTATCGGCAGCCAATGGCAACACCTACGTTTGCGAAAAAACAGGCCCCGGGCAGGGCGGGAGGCTGTGGCAATATTCGAGAACCGGATGGAGCGTCGCTCTTACTGAGCGCGAGGGACAGGCTTTTGCATACCATCCAGACTGTTCCGGCAAGGCCGTACTGATTGATCCGAATGGCTTTTTCATGATCTCTCTGGATCACGGAAAGAGTTTCACTTCGGTGGGGGATGGGCAATGGACCGCCTCGGGAAGTGAAATTCCTTGGATGGGCGGGTTATCGCTAATGTTCCCCGCCGAGGTCTTGTTCGATCCCCTGGAAGTCGATCGCTTGCTGGTCGCACAAGGGGTGGGGGTCGCGAGTGTC
Above is a window of Sphingomonas glaciei DNA encoding:
- a CDS encoding oligosaccharide flippase family protein, whose protein sequence is MLSDMSVRRSLLWTYGAHLTSFLITFFSSVIVARLVSPRDFGIYAMAVAATTIMNVFMQLGLAKYIMREAELSRDLLRSLFTVNFFMTLLYCLAILVGSAVARFFANSEEVANFLLVFAIFPILAMMEFIPSALAAREMRFGLISALAILRVIVLAGSTIALALFGFAYMSFAWAQVITFGVTAIAFNIAIWRPDVWKLRFVGIRNIAKFGLEMIGIGGITQLNTRLGEMTMGSLLGLGTLGVYTRAAGLPATIYSNVFGAGSNVVFSRLSNDLREVGTFHETYLRFMRLLLGVLWPMMVGIAVLAEPIIATLYGHQWQAAAVPLSLLTIAAAITVAIGMTAEIHILRHRTKQQVRIETWRAIFGYTAFAAGATLSLTLAAVAKVAEALFAYFLYRRPMIEMVGGPPGALRRIYLEALLITSVAVLPAFVLMVWFGFSPATPLLLLAGTIFLGVICWALLLMRLRHPLYQECARLLRPSH
- a CDS encoding FkbM family methyltransferase; amino-acid sequence: MLSRVIGKGLRHVGDPSLFRIGYPSTWGSLSNLARYFRPGGIIDIGAHKGHWALKASKIFTGVPIHMVEAQEALRADLEAAGFPYTLCLLGAEQAAAVPFHVDPVWPTGASVLEEVTAFDRDELALPMRRLDDLQVGLSGPLLLKLDVQGYELQVLAGAQETLKNVEVIMAEVALLEYNKGAPLISEVIAYLSERGFVPYDIGDMMRRHEDRALFQCDMIFVKKDSQIRIKRKFYEHEISDVVE
- a CDS encoding O-antigen ligase family protein, which produces MKWAALVLILFTVVALTGWLRTNPRQAHLAWSLLTLLPFVLDPFHLIIAPYAIPMWAGYVKGWEVSLVDAVALGILLGMRGRWPKMALVLPFIAYLVAITLAVIQARFPMYALAYPIQFLRVFLVFLAAARVAQTQDGQKALLTGLVAGISIQAGYASWDRANGVFQTGGSLGHQNLLGFVSHMALMPALGMVLARRAPIRALLGVCAGIIVVILTGSRATILLAASMLTLTILLSTVIRFSGQKIALAIGGFVLLTASAPFAFSAIEKRMASQAAGLTEKDEQRVAFERAARLIVSENPMGIGPNHYVFVSITEGYADRAGVNWSAGNRAAHVHESYLLVAAETGYFGLFAMIALLASSLWYAFATAIRFRREPEADILIGMGCGLLAICLHALAEWMFAVYVVQYVFAANLGLIVGLRSYLIRKSQIDLKAKPSFGATPTRVGQATALEVA
- a CDS encoding WD40/YVTN/BNR-like repeat-containing protein, which translates into the protein MEQARKICEPFEGIEFNANAVVCDKAFTAGSSSEGELLETWAPGEQRLDRRTALKGLVAATGAGATFGCRNDVLGATNIASPDNAAIAQPSLRLPKTADFKSVTQAQVPIGAGGFVSGIDMSADGDLVACRTDVTNAYLRRRSDRHWAPLFAPETMQKRDYDPLPDYGDKADGIGVAGIRIAPSDKNIIYASFCGYLWKSKDGGRTVLRTGLKQLKMLANSGVQRLYNRTIDVHPTDPNIIVVGSWGEGAWISLDGGDRWKQLTLPASLPSGDGHPGIYLVAFDPTRSGRLNIFVTGRGLYRCDDVRTGEFRLIPAGPTFCTSLVSAANGNTYVCEKTGPGQGGRLWQYSRTGWSVALTEREGQAFAYHPDCSGKAVLIDPNGFFMISLDHGKSFTSVGDGQWTASGSEIPWMGGLSLMFPAEVLFDPLEVDRLLVAQGVGVASVKTKGSRFPVRDWSAGIEELCAVSAVCVPGGKTYLSAFDKSFWRVDSFAGYANDFRYPLPAGRKHDASLVAFASYMDYVKSDPNFLVGVIAPAADSAPGYTDNGGESWHSFANAPESGWGVGGCIAASTKENIILLPSNRGVGVFTVDGGKRWEPVKLDGATPTAGFSDAFYIFRKSLAADKERPGTFAIVYTTLKNDLCVEPKGGLWVTRDGGRSWSQVFKGVIGEGKCAPTSMINAGIDPRQFWQCQLEYVPGRPGELVYTPYSDARSDRFYWSSNGGATWDQLHRSIRNVRTFGFGRALERQERPALFFWGQVKGVEGLYASYDWFSSEPRLITRHPSPMLGKVTCIAGDPDRPGRLIVGTSCAGWVRFELEL